The Desmodus rotundus isolate HL8 chromosome 13, HLdesRot8A.1, whole genome shotgun sequence genome has a window encoding:
- the TEX30 gene encoding testis-expressed protein 30 isoform X2: MSHTEVKLKIPFGNKLLDAVCLVPSKSLTYGVILTHGASGDMNLPHLMSLSSHLASHGFFCLRFTCKGLNIVHRVKAYKSVLSYLKTSGEYKLAGVFLGGRSMGSRAAASVMCHIEPDDADDFVRGLICISYPLHHPKQKHKLRDENLFRIKEPVLFVSGSADEMCEKNLLEKVAQKMQAPNKIYWIEKANHSMAVKGRSTNDVFKEINTQILFWIQEITEMDKK, from the exons ATGAGTCATACAGAG gttaaattaaaaataccttttggAAATAAATTACTAGATGCTGTTTGTTTGGTACCTAGCAAGAGCTTAACCTATGGAGTAATTCTTACACATGGAGCATCCGGAGATATGAATCTTCCTCATTTGATGTCACTGTCATCCCATCTTGCATCTCATGGTTTTTTTTGCCTGAGGTTTACCTGTAAAGGCCTTAATATTGTACATAGAGTTAAAGCATATAAATCAGTCTTG agttacCTCAAGACCTCAGGAGAATACAAACTTGCAGGTGTTTTCCTTGGAG GTCGTTCAATGGGCTCAAGAGCAGCTGCTTCTGTAATGTGTCATATTGAGCCAGATGATGCTGATGATTTTGTCCGTGGTCTCATTTGTATTTCTTACCCACTGCACCATCCAAAGCAGAAGCATAAACTTAGAGATGAAAATCTCTTTCGTATAAAAGAACCTGTCTTATTTGTGTCAGGCTCAGCAGATGAAATGTGTGAAAAG aatttgCTGGAGAAAGTTGCACAGAAAATGCAAGCTCCTAATAAAATCTACTGGATTGAGAAGGCAAATCATTCTATGGCAGTGAAAGGACGGTCAACAAATGAcgttttcaaagaaataaatacacagattTTGTTTTGGATCCAGGAAATCACTGAAATGGACAAGAAATAA